A single window of Candidatus Eisenbacteria bacterium DNA harbors:
- a CDS encoding co-chaperone GroES gives MNVRPLADRILVRRIEEQEAKRGGIIIPDTAKEKPMEGEVIAVGPGRMTEDGKRVSIEVKKGDRVLIGKYSGTEVKIENSEFVIVREDDILGVLSEK, from the coding sequence ATGAACGTCCGGCCTCTCGCGGATCGAATCCTCGTGCGTCGAATTGAGGAGCAGGAAGCAAAGCGTGGCGGAATCATCATTCCGGATACCGCCAAGGAAAAGCCGATGGAGGGCGAAGTGATCGCGGTCGGGCCCGGTCGTATGACCGAGGACGGCAAACGCGTCTCGATCGAAGTGAAGAAGGGCGACCGGGTGCTGATCGGCAAGTACAGCGGCACTGAGGTCAAGATCGAGAACAGCGAGTTCGTAATCGTGCGCGAGGACGACATCCTCGGCGTGCTGTCCGAGAAGTAA
- the groL gene encoding chaperonin GroEL (60 kDa chaperone family; promotes refolding of misfolded polypeptides especially under stressful conditions; forms two stacked rings of heptamers to form a barrel-shaped 14mer; ends can be capped by GroES; misfolded proteins enter the barrel where they are refolded when GroES binds) has translation MAAKQLLFSGEARAKILEGVEQLARAVKVTLGPRGRNVVLDKKWGSPTVTKDGVTVAKEIELDDPYHNMGAQMVREVASKTSDVAGDGTTTATVLAEAIFREGIKNVTAGAAPMAIKRGIERAVEAVVDELRKLSRPVKENKEIEQVATISANSDNVIGKMIADAMDKVGKDGTITVEEARSVDTTLEVVEGMQFDKGYISPYFVTEKESMEAVVEDGYILLYDKKLSNMKDLLPVLEKIAQKGKPMLIVAEDVEGEALATLVVNKLRGTLAVCAVKAPGFGDRRKAMMEDIAVLTGGKVITEDLGIKLENVRLEDLGRAKRVVVDKENTTIVEGAGKKVDIQGRITQIRKEIDDTTSDYDREKLQERLAKLAGGVAVINVGAATETEMKEKKARVEDALHATRAAVEEGIVPGGGVAYLRSLGALDRLAKEIEGDEKVGVNIVKRALEQPLRTLCENAGVEGSIVVEKVKSYKGEEKFTGYNVDTEEYVDMFKAGIIDPTKVSRTALQNAASVASLLLTTEALVTEIPERKKASAAPGGGGGYGGGEDF, from the coding sequence ATGGCAGCCAAGCAGTTGCTTTTCAGCGGCGAGGCGCGGGCCAAGATCCTCGAGGGCGTCGAACAGCTCGCGCGAGCGGTCAAGGTCACCCTCGGACCGCGCGGACGCAACGTCGTGCTCGACAAGAAGTGGGGCTCACCGACCGTCACCAAGGACGGCGTCACGGTGGCCAAGGAAATCGAGCTCGATGACCCGTATCACAACATGGGCGCGCAGATGGTGCGCGAGGTCGCTTCGAAGACCTCCGACGTGGCCGGCGACGGCACCACCACGGCGACCGTTCTCGCGGAAGCGATCTTCCGCGAGGGCATCAAGAACGTGACCGCGGGTGCGGCCCCGATGGCGATCAAGCGCGGCATCGAGCGCGCGGTCGAAGCGGTGGTCGACGAGCTGCGCAAGCTCAGCCGCCCGGTCAAGGAAAACAAGGAGATCGAGCAGGTCGCGACGATCTCGGCGAACTCGGACAACGTGATCGGCAAGATGATCGCCGACGCGATGGACAAGGTCGGTAAGGACGGCACGATCACGGTGGAAGAGGCCCGCTCCGTCGACACCACGCTCGAAGTGGTCGAGGGCATGCAGTTCGACAAGGGCTACATCTCGCCGTACTTCGTGACCGAGAAGGAGAGCATGGAGGCAGTGGTCGAGGACGGCTACATCCTGCTCTACGACAAGAAGCTCTCGAACATGAAGGACCTCCTGCCGGTGCTCGAAAAGATCGCGCAGAAGGGCAAGCCGATGCTGATCGTCGCCGAGGACGTCGAGGGCGAAGCGCTCGCGACCCTGGTGGTCAACAAGCTGCGCGGCACGCTGGCCGTGTGCGCGGTGAAGGCCCCGGGCTTCGGTGATCGCCGCAAGGCGATGATGGAAGACATCGCGGTCCTGACCGGCGGCAAGGTCATCACGGAAGATCTCGGCATCAAGCTCGAGAACGTTCGTCTCGAGGATCTGGGCCGTGCGAAGCGCGTCGTCGTGGACAAGGAAAACACCACGATCGTCGAGGGTGCCGGCAAGAAGGTCGACATCCAGGGCCGCATTACGCAAATTCGCAAAGAGATCGACGACACCACGTCGGACTACGATCGCGAGAAGCTGCAGGAGCGGCTCGCGAAGCTGGCCGGCGGTGTCGCGGTGATCAACGTGGGCGCTGCGACCGAGACCGAGATGAAGGAAAAGAAGGCTCGCGTCGAGGACGCGCTGCACGCGACCCGTGCCGCGGTCGAAGAGGGCATCGTGCCGGGCGGCGGCGTCGCCTACCTGCGCAGCCTGGGAGCGCTCGATCGTCTCGCGAAGGAGATCGAGGGTGACGAGAAGGTCGGCGTGAACATCGTGAAGCGCGCACTCGAGCAGCCGCTGCGCACGCTGTGCGAGAACGCCGGCGTCGAAGGCTCGATCGTGGTCGAGAAGGTGAAGTCGTACAAGGGTGAGGAGAAGTTCACCGGCTACAACGTGGACACGGAAGAGTACGTGGACATGTTCAAGGCCGGGATCATCGATCCCACCAAGGTGTCGCGCACCGCGCTGCAGAACGCGGCGAGTGTGGCGAGCCTGTTGCTGACCACCGAAGCGCTGGTGACCGAAATCCCGGAGCGTAAGAAGGCTTCGGCGGCACCGGGCGGCGGCGGTGGCTACGGCGGCGGCGAGGACTTCTAG